The Thermoflexus sp. genome segment AGGGCTTCTTCCTCCTTCAGCCTCCAGGTCAACTCCTGCAGATCCTCCCGGGTTGGCGCGTCCAGCGAGGCGAACGGCTCATCCATTAACAACAGATCCGGCCTCAGCACCAGCGCCCGTGCGATGGCGGTCCGCTGACGCTGGCCGCCGGAGATCTGCCCGGGATACCGATCCTGCACCCCGGTTAATCCCAGGCGTTCCAGCCATGCGCTCACCGGCCCGGCGATATCCGTCACCGGCGCATCCGCCGGGGCGTGACGTCCATCGGGCCCGTAGAACCGACGGATGCGCAAACCCAGAGCCACGTTCTCCCACACCGTCGCCCAGGGGAGCAGGCCATAGTCCTGGAGGATCAGGCCGGTGCGGGGGCGCGGCCGTCGAAGCGGCTGCCCATCGATCCGGATCTCCCCACGCGAAGGCAGGCGCAGGCCGGCCAGCAGATACAGCAGTGTGGTCTTGCCGCAACCCGAAGGGCCGATGACGGCCCAGGCCTCCCCGCGGGCCACCGACCATGAGAAGTCCTGGAAAAGCCATAGCCCGCCATATCCGAACCAGATCCGGTCCACCTCAATCATCCCCCCATCCCTCCGTGCGCCGGTCCTCGCCATGCCCGCTCCGTTTCTCGGGGAAGGGCCTCCCCTTCCCCGGCGAACCGGCACGGGGCCATAGGGATCCGCGCCCATGGCCCAGGCCCTGCCGTTCGCCAGGAGCGCTTGTTCGGGATAACGGCCCGGCGGAAAACGCCCTCAGGGGATTCTGGCATAGCCGTCAGAGGCAGCGCAAAATTTCTGAAGAAGGATTCGCTCCATCCATCCCACCGTCGGAACGCTGGATGATGGGACAGAAGGCTGGGATCCAGGAAATGAATCTGGAGGAAAAGCTCCGCGCGCTGCCGGCGCGGCCGGGCGTTTATCTCTTCAAGAACGCCCACGGGGAGATCCTCTACGTGGGCAAGGCGATCTCCCTCCGCCAGCGGGTCCGCTCCTATTTCCAGAACAGCGCCGACCTCTCGCCTCGGACCCGGCGCATGGTCCAGGAGATCGCTGATCTGGATTTCATCGTGACCGACTCGGAGCTCGAGGCCCTGATCCTCGAAGCGAACCTCATCAAGAAGCACCGGCCGAAATACAACGTCCGATTGAAAGACGATAAGCGCTATCCCTATATCCGCATCTCCGTTCAGGATCCATACCCGAAGGTCACCATCACCCGGCGGATCCAGAACGACGGCGCCCGCTACTTCGGCCCATACACCTCGGCCACCGCGGTCTACCAAATGCTGGATGAGCTGCGGCGGATTTTCCCCTACCTGACCTGCGATCGGACCATCACCGGGCAGGACCGGCGGGCCTGCCTGTATTACGACTTGAAGCGATGCCTGGGTCCGTGCATCGGGGCGGTGAGCCAGGCGGAATACCGGGCGATGATCGATGGACTGATCCGCTTCCTGGAAGGCCATACCGAGGAAGTGGTCCGCGATCTGGAATCCCGGATGTGGGCAGCCGCGGAGGCCCTCCAGTTTGAGCGGGCCGCCCAGCTGCGGGACCGCCTGCGGGCGATCCAGCAGATTATGGAACGCCAGAAGGTGGTCTCCACGGTGGCCGCCGACCGGGATGTGATCGCCATCGCCCGGGCCGATGGCGAGGCGTGTGTGGAGGTCTTTTTCATCCGCCAGGGGCGGCTCATCGGGCGGGAGTACTTCGTCCTCGAGGGCCTGGAGGAAGCGGATTTACAGGAAGCTCTGGCCGGGTTCCTGAAACAGTTCTACCAGGCCGCCGCGGAGGTCCCTCCAGAGATCGTGCTGCCGGAACACATCGAGGAGGCCGCCATTATCGAGCAGTGGCTGCGCCAGCGGCGGGGCGACGCGGTGACCCTGATGGTGCCCCGGGAGGGAGAGGCCGCAGAGCTGGTGCGGCTGGCCACAGAGAACGCCGTGGAGACCCTGAATGCCCTGCGGGCGCGCTGGCTGGCGGACCGCCATCGCCAGGAGGCGGCCTTGCGGGAGCTGGCGGAGGCCCTGGGCCTCTCCGCCCCCCCGGCACGCATCGAGGGCTTCGACATCTCCAACACCCAGGGGACCGCGGTGGTGGGCAGCATGGTCGTCTTCGTCCACGGGGTCCCCCTCAAAACCCATTACCGCCGCTTCGTGGTGCGCACCGTGCAGGGACGGCCTGATGATTACGCCAGCATGCGGGAAGTCCTCACCCGCCGCTTCCGCCGCTGGCAGGAGGCGACTTCCCCCCAGCGGCTCCCGGGCCAGAAACCCGATGAAAGCTTCGCGGCGCTTCCGGATCTCCTGCTGGTAGACGGCGGGAAAGGCCAGCTGGGAGTCGCCCTGGAGGTCCTGGAGGACTTCGGGCTCCGGGAACGGGTCCCGGTGGCCGCCCTGGCCAAGGAGCGGGAGGAACTGTTCCTGCCCGGCCGCTCCGAGGGGTTGCTCCTGCAACGCCATGCGCCGGCCCTCTTCCTGATCCAGCGCATCCGGGACGAGGCCCATCGCTTCGCCCTGAGCCACCATCGGAGCCGCCGGGAGCGGCTCTCCCTGGCCTCCCTCCTGGAGGAGATCCCGGGCATCGGGCCGAAGCGCCGCCGGGCGCTGCTGGAGCGCTTCGGCTCCCTGGAGGCGATCCGTGAGGCTTCCGTGGAAGCCCTGATGGAGGCGGGGCTCCCGCGAGGCGTCGCCGAGCGATTGAAAGCGGCGCTGGGATAAGAGGCGTGATGGAATTCCCGGAAGCCCTGGCGGTTTACATTCATATCCCCTTCTGCCGCTGGCGCTGCAGCTACTGCGATTTCAACATCTACGCCGGCATGCAGCGCTGGTTTGCCCCTTACATCGAAGCCTTGGGGAAGGAAATCCGCCGCTTCGGCGAGCGGGCCGGGCGACCCCTCGCCCGCACGATTTACATCGGCGGGGGAACCCCTTCGTTGCTGCCCCTGCCGTTGCTGGCGCGCCTCTTCGAAGCCCTTCACGAAGCGTTCCGCATCCCCCCGGGGATCGAGATCACCATGGAGGCGAACCCCCGCGGCCTCTCCGTCGCTTACCTGGAAGGCGTGCGGCAGCTGGGGGTGAACCGGATCAGTTTCGGGGTGCAGAGCGCCCATCCCGGGGAGCTGCGCCTGCTGCGGCGCGATCACACGTTTGAGGAAGCCTGCGCCCACATCGCGATGGCCCGCGCCGCCGGGTTCGCCAACCTGAACGTGGATCTGATCTACGGCCTCCCGGGCCAGCCCCTCCATCGCTGGCAGGAAACCCTGGAGGCCGTCCTCGCGTTGCGCCCCGAGCACCTCTCCGCATACGCCCTGATCGTGGAGGAGCGCACGGCCCTCCATCGCTGGATCCGGGAAGGCCGGGTCCCGGCGCCGGATCCGGATCGAGCGGCGGAGATGTATGAATGGACGCGGGACCGTCTGGCGGAGGCCGGCTATCGCCATTACGAGATCTCCAACTGGGCCCGGCCGGGCCACGAGAGCCGCCACAACCTGGTTTACTGGCGCTATGAGCCCTACATCGGCTTCGGCGCCGGCGCCCACAGTTTCATCGACGGCCGTCGATGGATGAACGTCCTCCATCCGAAGATCTACATCCACCGGATCGAGGCGGAGGAGAGCCTCATTGCGGAGGAAGAGCCGCTGGATCCCCGCACCCAGATGGCTGAGATGATCATCCTGGGCCTCCGCCTGGTGGAGGAAGGGGTCGAGGACGCCCGCTTCCGCGCCCGCTTCGGCCATGGGATCGTGGAAGTCTATGGAGCGGTGATCGAGGGACTGGAGGAACTGGGGCTGGTTCAGTGGAATGGCGCCCGCCTGCGGCTGACCGGGCGAGGATTG includes the following:
- a CDS encoding ATP-binding cassette domain-containing protein, whose protein sequence is MIEVDRIWFGYGGLWLFQDFSWSVARGEAWAVIGPSGCGKTTLLYLLAGLRLPSRGEIRIDGQPLRRPRPRTGLILQDYGLLPWATVWENVALGLRIRRFYGPDGRHAPADAPVTDIAGPVSAWLERLGLTGVQDRYPGQISGGQRQRTAIARALVLRPDLLLMDEPFASLDAPTREDLQELTWRLKEEEALTLILVTHHIEEAVFMGQRILILGAPPHTRPQVVENPGAGDPAFRQTRAYWERVEQLRRALRVPDRRDESGCAG
- the uvrC gene encoding excinuclease ABC subunit UvrC, with product MNLEEKLRALPARPGVYLFKNAHGEILYVGKAISLRQRVRSYFQNSADLSPRTRRMVQEIADLDFIVTDSELEALILEANLIKKHRPKYNVRLKDDKRYPYIRISVQDPYPKVTITRRIQNDGARYFGPYTSATAVYQMLDELRRIFPYLTCDRTITGQDRRACLYYDLKRCLGPCIGAVSQAEYRAMIDGLIRFLEGHTEEVVRDLESRMWAAAEALQFERAAQLRDRLRAIQQIMERQKVVSTVAADRDVIAIARADGEACVEVFFIRQGRLIGREYFVLEGLEEADLQEALAGFLKQFYQAAAEVPPEIVLPEHIEEAAIIEQWLRQRRGDAVTLMVPREGEAAELVRLATENAVETLNALRARWLADRHRQEAALRELAEALGLSAPPARIEGFDISNTQGTAVVGSMVVFVHGVPLKTHYRRFVVRTVQGRPDDYASMREVLTRRFRRWQEATSPQRLPGQKPDESFAALPDLLLVDGGKGQLGVALEVLEDFGLRERVPVAALAKEREELFLPGRSEGLLLQRHAPALFLIQRIRDEAHRFALSHHRSRRERLSLASLLEEIPGIGPKRRRALLERFGSLEAIREASVEALMEAGLPRGVAERLKAALG
- the hemW gene encoding radical SAM family heme chaperone HemW, whose protein sequence is MEFPEALAVYIHIPFCRWRCSYCDFNIYAGMQRWFAPYIEALGKEIRRFGERAGRPLARTIYIGGGTPSLLPLPLLARLFEALHEAFRIPPGIEITMEANPRGLSVAYLEGVRQLGVNRISFGVQSAHPGELRLLRRDHTFEEACAHIAMARAAGFANLNVDLIYGLPGQPLHRWQETLEAVLALRPEHLSAYALIVEERTALHRWIREGRVPAPDPDRAAEMYEWTRDRLAEAGYRHYEISNWARPGHESRHNLVYWRYEPYIGFGAGAHSFIDGRRWMNVLHPKIYIHRIEAEESLIAEEEPLDPRTQMAEMIILGLRLVEEGVEDARFRARFGHGIVEVYGAVIEGLEELGLVQWNGARLRLTGRGLLLGNEVFWRFL